A single window of Archangium gephyra DNA harbors:
- the cglE gene encoding adventurous gliding motility protein CglE, with translation MKAFRPFVVCAALALPALAHAQAAGDRPADTFEEIERGIYFSVLGGPFFVVNPPSASGPRPFSPGQMAQVEVGVDIGERLSLGAFLMGASNRAGSEYVGNSGGAASGDFSMLVPGAVARFHLVGLADAQDVQRTWIYLRGGAGYALFRPQQLLPDPDILVFAGPGLEYYTRLRHFSVGIEVTGSFFVKSQSFGFAVTPNLRYAF, from the coding sequence ATGAAAGCCTTCCGCCCCTTTGTCGTTTGCGCCGCCCTGGCCCTCCCCGCGCTCGCGCATGCGCAGGCCGCCGGTGACAGGCCCGCCGATACCTTCGAGGAGATCGAGCGCGGCATCTATTTCTCGGTGCTCGGTGGCCCGTTCTTCGTCGTCAACCCGCCGTCCGCCTCGGGTCCGCGGCCCTTCTCTCCCGGGCAGATGGCCCAGGTGGAGGTGGGCGTGGACATCGGCGAGCGCCTGTCGCTGGGCGCCTTCCTGATGGGCGCCTCCAACCGGGCCGGCTCGGAGTACGTGGGCAACTCGGGGGGCGCGGCCTCTGGAGACTTCTCCATGCTGGTGCCCGGCGCGGTGGCGCGCTTCCACCTCGTGGGTCTGGCCGATGCCCAGGACGTCCAGCGCACGTGGATCTACCTCCGCGGCGGCGCCGGGTACGCCCTGTTCAGGCCCCAGCAACTCCTGCCGGACCCCGACATTCTGGTATTCGCCGGACCGGGACTGGAGTACTACACACGCCTTCGCCACTTCTCGGTAGGTATCGAGGTGACGGGCAGCTTCTTCGTCAAGTCTCAGTCATTCGGGTTCGCGGTGACGCCGAACCTTCGCTACGCGTTTTAG
- a CDS encoding tetratricopeptide repeat protein — protein sequence MGPGQRVIADLSTLEKALGKSDFAAQKSPLESIVRSLRTMRVKSLEELDLNVRGRLITTLLRVQRQTRPPQPEAAAAGESAAAPEAAAEATPAPAEATGGEGAAPAEGSETAAAAPAEGAATPAAPAGDPVKEKFQAYVDVMYLVGRAWRAAGDAERASAAFALSGREPQAEREEPAAARPPAGERREGERGERRDRGERGERREGREQRGERRERPEGERREGREQRGERRERPEGERRDRGDRERRQPLPELTGDWPEQAKQLEGMGRTRDAARMHERNNSFADATRLFEAGGDVKSALRNALAGKDNDAARRLMATVPADQLPQVLEKAGAYELLMEIYIGKGDFENVARLYERARQFDQAALAYERAGKLALARKAYERTRDFAAANRVRDLEVKALVERGDRLGAATLLVNAGRGKEAVEVLGTLPPPKAFHFLNRLKLADEAKALAQKELARAEAENKPAGRARWLELLGESATAAALYEEIGRKEKAMVLYEQIGHLPKAAALAEELQLRDKATELFTKLGDNAGVQRAQALPATPPPKRPADAAAAAEEAEETGAEGAKGSEGSSSAPAANEQESQ from the coding sequence ATCGGTCCGGGCCAGCGCGTCATCGCTGATTTGAGCACCCTGGAGAAGGCGCTGGGCAAGAGCGATTTCGCCGCCCAGAAGTCGCCGCTCGAGTCGATCGTCCGCTCGCTGCGCACCATGCGGGTGAAGTCGCTCGAGGAGTTGGATCTCAACGTGCGCGGCCGGCTCATCACCACGCTGCTGCGCGTGCAGCGCCAGACGCGGCCGCCCCAGCCCGAGGCAGCGGCGGCCGGTGAGTCCGCGGCCGCTCCGGAGGCCGCTGCCGAGGCCACCCCGGCACCCGCGGAGGCCACCGGTGGTGAGGGGGCCGCTCCGGCGGAGGGCTCGGAGACTGCCGCTGCCGCTCCGGCGGAGGGCGCGGCCACGCCCGCGGCTCCCGCGGGGGATCCGGTGAAGGAGAAGTTCCAGGCCTACGTGGACGTCATGTACCTGGTGGGCCGTGCCTGGCGCGCCGCGGGCGATGCGGAGCGTGCCTCGGCCGCCTTCGCGCTGAGCGGCCGCGAGCCGCAGGCCGAGCGCGAGGAGCCCGCCGCTGCCCGTCCTCCCGCTGGGGAGCGCCGGGAGGGTGAGCGCGGTGAGCGCCGGGACCGCGGTGAGCGGGGTGAGCGCCGCGAGGGTCGTGAGCAGCGGGGCGAGCGCCGTGAGCGTCCCGAGGGCGAGCGCCGCGAGGGTCGTGAGCAGCGGGGCGAGCGCCGTGAGCGTCCCGAGGGCGAGCGCCGGGATCGTGGCGATCGCGAGCGCCGGCAGCCGCTGCCCGAGCTGACGGGTGACTGGCCGGAGCAGGCGAAGCAGCTCGAGGGCATGGGCCGTACCCGCGACGCGGCGCGCATGCACGAGCGCAACAACTCCTTCGCGGATGCCACCCGGCTCTTCGAGGCCGGTGGGGACGTGAAGAGCGCCCTGCGCAACGCGCTGGCGGGCAAGGACAACGACGCCGCGCGCCGCCTCATGGCGACGGTCCCCGCGGACCAGCTCCCCCAGGTGCTCGAGAAGGCGGGCGCCTACGAGCTGCTGATGGAGATCTACATCGGCAAGGGTGACTTCGAGAACGTCGCCCGGCTGTATGAGCGTGCCCGTCAGTTCGATCAGGCGGCGCTCGCCTACGAGCGTGCCGGGAAGCTGGCGCTGGCGCGCAAGGCGTACGAGCGCACCCGCGACTTCGCGGCGGCCAACCGCGTCCGGGACCTGGAGGTGAAGGCCCTGGTCGAGCGCGGGGACCGGCTCGGTGCGGCCACCCTGCTGGTGAACGCCGGCCGCGGCAAGGAGGCCGTGGAGGTGCTCGGGACGCTGCCGCCTCCCAAGGCCTTCCACTTCCTCAACCGCCTGAAGCTGGCGGACGAGGCCAAGGCCCTGGCGCAGAAGGAGCTCGCCCGCGCCGAGGCGGAGAACAAGCCGGCCGGCCGCGCCCGGTGGCTGGAGCTGCTCGGGGAGTCCGCCACCGCGGCGGCGCTCTACGAGGAGATCGGCCGCAAGGAGAAGGCCATGGTGCTCTACGAGCAGATCGGCCACCTGCCCAAGGCCGCCGCCCTGGCCGAGGAGCTCCAGCTGCGGGACAAGGCGACCGAGCTGTTCACCAAGCTCGGTGACAACGCGGGCGTGCAGCGTGCCCAGGCCCTGCCCGCCACTCCGCCGCCCAAGCGTCCCGCGGATGCCGCCGCGGCCGCCGAAGAGGCTGAAGAGACTGGCGCCGAGGGTGCGAAGGGCTCCGAGGGAAGCTCGTCCGCTCCGGCTGCAAACGAGCAAGAAAGCCAATAA